The window TTGTAATGGGGCATGCTACCGGCATTGAAATTATTAAAAGTGAGCTTACAAAGTTTGGGCCGATTTATACATCAATATATAAATTTGGTTTCCGTTAAAAAATAAACTATAATAAAGAAACAAATTTATTAGAAAAGAGAGGTAACGATATGGCAGGAAGTAAGGATAAATTCAAAAAAGAGCAGACCAACAAAGAAAATGCCTTAAAACTTGTTATGGCACAAGCCGAAAAGCAATTTGGCAGAGGTGCTGTGATGCGTTTGGGTGACAAACGAGTTAATTTTAACATGGATGCAATTCCTACTGGAATTTACTCACTTGATATTGCACTTGGTGTTGGAGGCTTCCCAAGAGGGAGAGTTGTTGAAATTTTTGGACCGGAGGGAACAGGCAAAACAACGCTTGCACTTGAAGCAATTGCATCTGCACAGAGATTGGGTGGGAAAGCACTTTTTGTGGATGCGGAACATGCTTTTTCGTCTGAATATGCTGCAAATCTGGGAATTGATGTGGATAACTTGATTGTTTCTCAGCCCGATTATGCAGAGCAAGCACTTGACATTATTGATATGTTTGTAAGGTCGGCCGCAGTGGATATTTGTGTACTGGATTCTGTTGCGGCACTTGTACCAAAAGTAGAGCTTGAAGGGGATATGGGGGATTCTTATATGGGTCTTCAGGCCCGTTTGATGTCTCAAGCTTTAAGAAAACTCACTGGTTCAATTAGCAAATCAAAAACCAGTGTACTATTTGTTAATCAGTTAAGAGAAAAGATCGGGGTTTTTTTTGGTAATCCTGAGGTGACTCCGGGTGGCAGGGCTTTGAAATTTTATTCATCCGTGAGGCTGGACGTGAGGAGAGTGGAGAGATTAAAATATAAAGGCGAGACATATGGAAATAGATTGAAGATTAAAGTGGTGAAAAACAAAGTAGCTCCACCCTACAAGGAGGCTCTTGTCGATTTAATTTTTGGCAAAGGCGTAAGCAGAGAAGGAGATTTATTTGATATAGGAGTAAATGCTGATATTATTACAAAGGCTGGCTCTTTTTATTCCTATGGAGAGGTAAAACTAGGGCAGGGAAGAGATAATTCACTTCAATTTGTAAAAATGCATCCGGAACTATTTGGTAAAATAGAGAAAGAAGTGATGAACAAATTCTTCCCTAAGAATAAAACGAATGCACAATGATGAGCAATCGGCATTCAACTATTCGTTATATTTACTTTCATTTAAAGATTATTCTGAATATGAATTAAGAAAGAAATTAGTAGGTAAATTTGATGTTTGTTTTATTGATAACACTATCACAAAATTAAAGGAGAAAGGACTGCTTTCCGATAAGCAATATGTGGAAAAGATAATAAGAAGATATGGGAGTATTAAGAAATATGGATATTTTAAAGTGGAGCATGAGCTCCGTAGACGTGGTTTGAAAAAAGAAGTCTATGAAAATCTTTTAAACGAGATATATACTGAAGCTAAAGAGGAAGAAAATGCTCTATCTATTGCATTTAAAAGGCCACGTGAGAAACTAGGGAAATATCTCTTAAGCAGAGGTTATCGTTCATATATTGTTCGGAAAGTCCTTGCCCTTTTGGAAAAAGAATAGGAGGTGAGGATTTTGTTAAGAGGAGAAGTACCATATACTGTTTATCTTACAATTAGTATAGTGATGCTTGTTTTAGGTGTGGTTCTAGGATATGTGTTTGGATCATATATATATAGAACGAAGATTGGCTCTCTTGATGAGTATGCAAAGAAAAAGAAAGAGGAAGCAGAGCGAGAAATTCAGGCAGGGAAAAGAGAGCAGAGAATACAATTAAAGGAAGAGATTGAAAGAAAACAAGAAGAACTTGAAAATAAATTTCGTTTAAAGCAAAAAGAACTTCAAGAAATTGAAGATCGACTTATCCGAAAAGAAGAAACTGCAGATAGAAAATTTTTAACTCTGGAGAAAAAAGAAAAAGAACTTTCATATAAAGAAAAAGAACTTGGTCAGCTAGAGCAGGAATTAAAAGGGAGTGCTCAAAAAATAGATCAGGAACTTTCCCGTGTTGCAGGGCTTTCAACAGAGGAAGCAAAGCAG is drawn from Caldisericota bacterium and contains these coding sequences:
- the recA gene encoding recombinase RecA, translated to MAGSKDKFKKEQTNKENALKLVMAQAEKQFGRGAVMRLGDKRVNFNMDAIPTGIYSLDIALGVGGFPRGRVVEIFGPEGTGKTTLALEAIASAQRLGGKALFVDAEHAFSSEYAANLGIDVDNLIVSQPDYAEQALDIIDMFVRSAAVDICVLDSVAALVPKVELEGDMGDSYMGLQARLMSQALRKLTGSISKSKTSVLFVNQLREKIGVFFGNPEVTPGGRALKFYSSVRLDVRRVERLKYKGETYGNRLKIKVVKNKVAPPYKEALVDLIFGKGVSREGDLFDIGVNADIITKAGSFYSYGEVKLGQGRDNSLQFVKMHPELFGKIEKEVMNKFFPKNKTNAQ
- a CDS encoding regulatory protein RecX — its product is MHNDEQSAFNYSLYLLSFKDYSEYELRKKLVGKFDVCFIDNTITKLKEKGLLSDKQYVEKIIRRYGSIKKYGYFKVEHELRRRGLKKEVYENLLNEIYTEAKEEENALSIAFKRPREKLGKYLLSRGYRSYIVRKVLALLEKE